The proteins below are encoded in one region of Scleropages formosus chromosome 19, fSclFor1.1, whole genome shotgun sequence:
- the tns2a gene encoding tensin-2 isoform X3: MSKAVKGEPHSFKEKTFKKKRQCGVCRQSIDSLGSFCRVCKTATHKKCELKVTGPCVPAASSELQRRGTAPSRNIQHLGSTKSLTYTKQRSTLPRSFSVDRVMERVMERHYDFDLTYITERIISVFFPPLLEEQRYRANIKEVASMLKSKHQDKFLLLNLSERRHDITRLNTKVHDFGWPDLHAPPLDKICAMCKAMETWLTSDPQHVVVLHCKGNKGKTGVIIAAYMHYSKISAGADQALSTLAMRKFCEDKVSSSLQPSQNRYIYYFGGLLSGAIKMNSSPLFLHQVLIPSLPNFQSGGGYFPFLKIYQSMQLVYTSGIYDLQGSGARRLCVTIEPALLLKGDIMVKCYHRQPHGAERDTVFRLQFHTCTIHGAQLWFGKGELDEACSDERFPSDATVEFVFSSGPEKIKGREYQRNDPAITVDYNTADPVVRWDSYENFNQRHQDSLEDIAHTRGPLDGSLYAQVKKRRGQGSGSLTSTNGSPVGVSEEKHSHLLSPSSDSGQLSAPTKRLNEPPRTPPPSWQELEELDRLLIGMEGERERDRETAILDDGELPPGECTGTLRLGRSCSCRLGYRSQRCPEPSCQRPLVLSNGFCLDRSSSNGHRAHPSSTSPSNPGSVPPMVEICQHHGSHHHQALPPPDSLWDRPPGSPHYLHRPCPEGPPRHLCPYPVQDLPSHSHMLPSASRLLCRSEDYAPYHHPHPSYPRHHSQTSSPYRDMLMLDTLAPPSCPCRDCCCRREESAAAINAFHALRLERGEGMHWDREAELHRDPGLRRGREMALHWDREAELQWERDREAEFWHRRATMSPYGSRHSPAGHDLQAFTFDPLPSGHPSYPEPSRSHTHAHTHSHSHPDLKYSSSSSGYQTPRQACLCSPYQPSPSESRGYASGYQSESTSPLPPPATSTALCSHGAGSPDGSHEPRCQQCPPDRHTVDGPGVVDRVVWHDRVSQGSLRRTHQEAPMACSTLSDLSELPTPVHTSSPLCTQDSPAMRETDLRVPDVDSVPILAPPQHGLPPVLQEPRSPVPEPEQSQPPGSVLSQPPKCTPEPCPAPIMPMHTAPQPQSYVTPPLTADVHPPPCSSPKESPMLPAPTQMAPQSDSGSGTALPPSSPVPAQASSPGSLCPGLAHAEISKISVSTQDSSVETPNPSSNTSSTPASPQPPPGSPERSPSTEPLVPGFATMGRRLMLGTEPAGHLQPYPGMDGHSSYYKPPSPVPEGQCTPTFPLSNSYYPALVPSVPYTGYTAVTIGGAQPPLPEKRRLSALPGSPNGRVSTLRAPSSTQYTAHPTQHHVTFSPSVGDVAPPNGTGDDSLSLGGEVEGRVTAKFVQDRSRFWYKPGISRDQAIAVLKDKEPGSFLIRDSNSFQGAYGLALKVATPPPNANNHSSKGDPLEQLVRHFLIETGPRGVKIKGSQNEPYFGSLSALVYQHSITPMSLPCTLRIPEKDPVGEIQEIQTSSNMSTAADLLKQGAACNVLYLNSVETESLTGPQAIAKATGATLSRDPRPPGTVVHFKVSAQGITLTDSQRRVFFRRHYPVNSVTFSSVDPQDRRWSNSDNTTSKVFGFVAKKQGSMSENVCHLFAELDPEQPAVAIVNFINKVMLGSHRR; encoded by the exons GTGACCGGACCCTGCGTACCAGCCGCCTCCTCTGAGCTG CAGAGGAGAGGCACTGCTCCATCCAGGAACATCCAGCACCTG GGTTCGACCAAGTCCCTGACCTACACAAAGCAGAGAAGCACCCTTCCCAG GAGCTTCAGTGTGGACCGGGTGATGGAGCGTGTGATGGAGAGGCACTATGACTTTGACCTGACCTACATCACTGAAAGGATCATCTCTGTCTTCTTCCCCCCactgctggaggagcagcgcTACAGGGCCAACATCAAGGAAGTGGCCTCCATGCTCAAATCCAAACACCAGGATAAGTTTCTG CTCCTTAACTTGTCTGAAAGGCGCCATGACATAACTCGGCTCAATACCAAG GTCCATGATTTCGGCTGGCCTGACCTCCACGCCCCTCCTCTGGACAAAATCTGTGCCATGTGCAAAGCCATGGAGACCtggctgacctctgacccccagCATGTCGTCGTCCTGCACTGCAAG GGGAACAAAGGCAAGACAGGGGTCATCATTGCAGCATACATGCACTACAGCAAGATCTCAGCAGG GGCTGACCAGGCACTCAGCACACTGGCCATGAGGAAGTTCTGTGAAGACAAGGTGTCGTCTTCTCTCCAGCCATCTCAAAACAG GTACATCTACTACTTTGGCGGGCTTCTCTCCGGGGCCATCAAGATGAACAGCAGCCCCCTGTTTCTCCACCAAGTCCTCATTCCTTCCCTACCCAATTTCCAGTCTGGCGGAG GTTACTTCCCCTTCCTCAAGATTTATCAGTCCATGCAGCTGGTCTACACCTCAGGGATCTA TGATCTGCAGGGCTCTGGTgccaggaggctgtgtgtgaCCATCGAACCTGCACTTCTGCTGAAGGGGGACATCATG GTGAAATGCTACCACCGACAACCCCATGGCGCGGAGCGTGACACTGTGTTCCGGCTGCAGTTCCATACCTGCACCATCCATGGTGCCCAGCTGTGGTTTGGAAAGGGAGAGCTGGACGAGGCCTGCTCCG ATGAGAGGTTTCCCTCTGATGCCACAGTGGAGTTTGTGTTCTCTTCTGGACCAGAGAAGATCAAAG GCCGGGAGTATCAGAGGAACGACCCTGCGATCACCGTAGACTACAACACAGCTGATCCTGTAGTTCGCTGGGACTCGTACGAGAACTTCAATCAAAGGCACCAGGACAGCCTGGAAG ACATCGCCCACACCCGCGGCCCGCTGGATGGCAGCCTGTATGCCCAGGTGAAGAAGCGCCGGGGGcagggctccggttccctgacGTCGACCAATGGCAGCCCCGTAGGTGTCAGCGAGGAGAAGCACAGTCACCTTCTGTCCCCCAGCTCCGACTCTGGTCAATTGTCGGCCCCCACCAAGCGCCTGAACGAGCCCCCCCGAACCCCGCCTCCCTCTtggcaggagctggaggagcttgATCGTCTGCTCATAGGCATGGAGGGGGAGCGGGAACGGGACCGAGAAACGGCAATCCTGGATGATGGCGAGCTGCCACCCGGCGAGTGCACGGGGACTCTAAGGCTGGGTCGCTCCTGCTCCTGCCGCCTGGGCTACCGCTCACAGCGCTGCCCTGAGCCGAGCTGCCAGAGGCCCCTGGTGCTCTCCAACGGCTTCTGCCTGGATCGCTCCAGCAGCAACGGTCACCGGGCCCACCCCTCATCCACCTCGCCCTCGAACCCAGGCTCGGTTCCACCTATGGTGGAGATCTGCCAGCACCACGGCAGCCATCATCACCAGGCACTGCCTCCTCCAGACTCACTGTGGGATCGGCCACCGGGGTCCCCACATTACCTGCACCGGCCTTGTCCTGAGGGTCCCCCTCGACACCTGTGTCCCTATCCAGTTCAGGACCTGCCGTCCCACTCCCACATGCTTCCTTCAGCCAGCAGGCTGCTCTGCCGAAGCGAAGATTATGCCCCCTACCACCACCCACACCCCTCTTATCCCCGGCACCACTCACAGACCTCCAGCCCCTACCGTGACATGCTGATGCTTGACACCTTGGCACCCCCCAGCTGCCCATGCAGGGACTGCTGCTGCCGGAGGGAGGAGTCGGCTGCTGCGATCAATGCGTTCCACGCGCTGCGGCTGGAACGAGGGGAAGGGATGCACTGGGACCGAGAGGCAGAGCTACACCGAGACCCAGGGCTGAGACGGGGCAGAGAGATGGCACTGCACTGGGACAGGGAGGCAGAGCTTCAGTGGGAGCGAGACAGGGAAGCAGAGTTTTGGCACCGAAGAGCCACAATGTCCCCCTATGGTTCCCGACACTCCCCTGCAGGCCACGACCTCCAAGCATTCACATTTGACCCCCTACCCTCCGGTCATCCTTCTTACCCAGAGCCTTCACGGTCCCATACTCATGCACACACCCACTCCCACTCTCACCCAGATCTTAAGtacagtagcagcagcagcggctACCAGACCCCTCGTCAGGCGTGCCTCTGCTCTCCCTACCAGCCCTCTCCCTCGGAGAGCCGGGGCTATGCCTCTGGCTACCAGTCAGAGTCCACTTCTCCACTGCCCCCACCGGCCACGAGTACTGCTTTGTGCTCCCACGGTGCAGGGAGCCCTGATGGCTCTCATGAGCCTCGGTGCCAGCAGTGTCccccagacagacacacag TGGACGGTCCAGGTGTGGTGGACAGGGTGGTGTGGCATGACCGCGTGTCCCAGGGCTCCCTAAGACGAACACACCAAGAAGCCCCCATGGCTTGCTCCACGCTGTCAGACCTCTCTGAACTGCCCACCCCAGTCCATACTAGCAGTCCTTtgtgcacccaggacag CCCGGCCATGAGGGAGACAGACCTGCGTGTGCCAGATGTTGACTCCGTCCCCATTTTAGCCCCTCCACAGCACGGGCTTCCACCGGTGCTCCAGGAGCCCCGCAGTCCTGTCCCGGAACCTGAGCAGAGCCAGCCCCCTGGGAGTGTCCTGTCCCAGCCCCCCAAGTGCACCCCAGAGCCATGCCCAGCCCCCATCATGCCAATGCACACAGCACCTCAGCCCCAGAGCTACGTGACGCCCCCGCTGACAGCAGATGTTCACCCACCTCCCTGCAGCTCCCCCAAAGAGAGTCCCATGCTGCCAGCCCCTACCCAAATGGCCCCCCAGAGTGATTCAGGCTCTGGCACTGCTCTTCCACCGAGCTCTCCTGTGCCTGCCCAGGCCTCTTCCCCTGGCTCCCTGTGCCCTGGTCTAGCACATGCAGAGATCAGCAAAATCTCAGTTAGCACTCAGGACAGCAGTGTTGAGACCCCCAATCCCAGCTCCAACACCAGCTCCACTCCTGCTTCCCCCCAGCCTCCCCCTGGCAGCCCAGAGCGCTCGCCCTCCACTGAGCCCCTAGTACCAGGCTTTGCCACAATGGGACGCAGGCTGATGCTGGGAACAGAGCCCGCAGGGCATCTGCAGCCATACCCTGGCATGGATGGCCACAGCAGTTATTACAAACCACCCTCTCCTGTTCCTGAGGGGCAGTGTACGCCCACGTTTCCCCTGTCTAACAGCTACTACCCGGCACTTGTTCCCTCTGTTCCGTATACGGGCTACACGGCCGTTACCATCGGGGGAGCCCAGCCCCCTTTGCCAGAGAAACGACGCCTGTCCGCCCTGCCAGGGTCACCTAATGGGAGGGTCTCCACCCTAAGGGCACCAAGCAGCACCCAGTACACAGCTCACCCTACACAGCACCACGTAACCTTCTCACCCTCAGTTGGAGATGTAGCACCCCCTAATGGGACAGGCGACGACTCACTTTCTCTAGGTGGTGAGGTGGAGGGCCGTGTCACCGCCAAGTTCGTTCAGGACCGCTCCAGATTCTGGTACAAACCGGGCATATCTAGGGACCAAG CTATTGCAGTGCTGAAGGACAAGGAACCAGGCTCCTTCCTCATTCGGGACAGTAACTCTTTCCAGGGGGCCTATGGCTTAGCGCTGAAGGTGGCCACTCCTCCTCCCAATGCCAACAACCACAGCAGCAAAG GTGACCCGCTGGAGCAGTTAGTCCGACACTTCCTGATAGAGACGGGCCCCCGAGGGGTCAAGATCAAGGGCAGTCAGAATGAGCCCTACTTTG GGAGCCTGTCTGCCCTGGTGTACCAGCATTCCATCACCCCAATGTCCCTGCCGTGCACCCTGCGCATCCCTGAAAAAG ACCCTGTTGGAGAGATTCAAGAGATACAGACCAGCAGTAACATGAGCACAGCGGCAGACCTGCTCAAACAGGGTGCAG CCTGCAATGTGCTGTACCTCAACTCTGTGGAGACAGAGTCCCTGACAGGACCACAGGCCATCGCCAAAGCCACAGGGGCCACTCTGTCCCGGGACCCCCGTCCCCCTGGCACTGTGGTGCACTTCAAGGTGTCGGCCCAGGGCATCACCCTCACTGACAGCCAGCGCAG GGTGTTTTTCAGAAGACACTACCCTGTCAACAGTGTGACCTTCAGCAGCGTGGACCCCCAGGACAGGAG GTGGTCTAACTCTGACAACACAACATCCAA GGTATTCGGCTTTGTGGCAAAGAAGCAGGGCAGCATGTCCGAAAATGTTTGCCACCTGTTTGCTGAGCTGGACCCGGAGCAGCCCGCTGTTGCCATCGTCAACTTCATCAACAAGGTCATGCTGGGCTCGCACCGCAGGTAG